One Devosia lacusdianchii genomic window carries:
- a CDS encoding glutamate--cysteine ligase — protein MAGADISPPIESRADLIDGMARGCKPESEWRIGTEHEKHVFHTNPLRPVAYEGPDGIRALLDGVARETGWEPFYDEGNPIGLWSDETKGGISLEPGGQFELSGGPQPDLHATAAETAEHMRVAKAVAAPLDIHFLGLGVTPIWSVAEIERMPKSRYGIMAPYMDKVGTLGTSMMFRSATVQTNLDFSSEADMVKKLRVSLALQPVATALFANSPFADGRDTGYLSYRSHIWLNTDDARTGMLPFAFEEGFGFEQYADYALDVPMYFVLRDGHYINVAGESFRDFLEGKLPQLPGEKPTRRDWNYHLGTIFPEVRLKQFLEMRGADMGDEKSVTALSAFWTGLLYDEISLEAAYEMIKPWTQDERDHMRREVPRLGLMTPHDRSNLYDVAAQAVGIAEAGLVRRDRRNAQGKDETIHLAPLEETIRLAKSPAERWLDKYRGEWNGDLTRIFKEAEL, from the coding sequence ATGGCTGGCGCCGACATCTCCCCTCCGATCGAATCCCGCGCTGACCTGATCGATGGAATGGCGCGCGGGTGCAAACCCGAGAGTGAATGGCGCATCGGCACCGAGCACGAAAAGCATGTGTTCCACACCAACCCATTGCGGCCGGTTGCCTACGAAGGTCCCGACGGCATCCGGGCGCTGCTCGATGGAGTGGCGCGCGAAACCGGCTGGGAGCCCTTCTATGATGAGGGCAATCCCATTGGCCTGTGGAGCGACGAAACCAAGGGCGGCATTTCGCTGGAGCCGGGCGGCCAGTTCGAGCTTTCCGGTGGCCCCCAGCCTGATCTGCATGCCACTGCTGCCGAGACCGCCGAGCATATGCGGGTGGCCAAGGCGGTTGCAGCGCCGCTCGATATCCACTTCCTGGGCCTTGGCGTTACGCCGATCTGGTCCGTCGCCGAAATCGAGCGGATGCCGAAGTCGCGATACGGCATCATGGCGCCCTATATGGACAAGGTGGGTACCCTCGGGACGTCGATGATGTTCCGTTCGGCCACGGTGCAGACCAATCTGGATTTTTCCAGCGAAGCCGACATGGTCAAAAAGCTGCGCGTCTCGCTGGCGCTGCAGCCGGTGGCCACGGCCCTCTTTGCCAATTCGCCCTTCGCCGATGGCCGCGACACCGGCTATCTCAGCTATCGCAGCCATATCTGGCTCAATACCGACGACGCCCGCACCGGCATGCTGCCATTCGCCTTCGAGGAAGGCTTCGGCTTCGAGCAATATGCCGACTACGCACTCGATGTGCCGATGTATTTCGTGCTTCGTGACGGCCATTACATCAACGTGGCGGGCGAGAGCTTCCGCGATTTCCTCGAAGGCAAGCTACCGCAATTGCCGGGTGAGAAGCCGACCCGCCGGGACTGGAACTACCATCTTGGCACGATTTTCCCCGAGGTGCGGCTCAAGCAATTCCTCGAAATGCGCGGCGCCGATATGGGCGACGAGAAGTCGGTGACGGCGCTATCGGCCTTCTGGACCGGGCTGCTCTACGATGAGATTTCGCTCGAGGCCGCCTATGAGATGATCAAGCCATGGACCCAGGACGAGCGCGACCATATGCGCCGCGAGGTGCCGCGGCTGGGCCTGATGACCCCGCACGATCGCTCCAACCTCTATGACGTCGCGGCGCAGGCGGTCGGCATTGCCGAAGCCGGCCTGGTTCGTCGCGACCGCCGCAACGCGCAGGGCAAGGACGAAACCATCCACCTGGCCCCGCTGGAAGAAACCATCCGCCTCGCCAAGTCGCCGGCCGAGCGCTGGCTCGACAAGTACCGTGGCGAGTGGAATGGCGATCTGACCCGGATTTTCAAGGAAGCCGAGCTGTAG